The DNA sequence CGCTGAAGACGTCTGGAATCTTCTTTTTCGGTTCCTTGAGATCGATTAAGATGTATCTGTGATATGATCAGCACATAAACATCTTAGGTCTGTGTTCATAGTGCGGATGCATCGATGGCATCGTCCTGGCACTTCGATCAAAGTGCCTCGGTGATAGTTGCTCAACATTGCGTGAGCTGACTTACGGTATGCGCATACATAACGGATCAATCGCAAATGTATCCCAATCGAGATCTAGGCGGATCCACGAGATGGAGTAGTGTAGGTAGCGTTTGGCAAGCGCATAGATGGCCTTGTTGACTGGAAGGATGGCAGTGCTAATATGATATCGACGGAAAAACCTGCCCTGTTCCAGCGTGGTCTGCGGACAGAGAACATAGCCTAAGATGTGGTCGAAAATCTCCGTGGGTAGGTCTTCGAGGCGGGAGGTAGAGGAAGTCATCCTTGAATAACGGTCGTTGTACTCGGCTGCGACTTCGCAAGTGGAGGCTTTGGTAGATTGGGTACCAGGTGGGAAGTGGAGGTGCAAGGTGCATAGAGATCATGTCGGAAGCGTGTGTCGCAAGGGTAGAAGGCTCTTTTATATCCCAACTCTTTCACTCACATGTCCCGCCTAGGTCCGTGTGTCCAGTCGCGTGCATCAAATCGCGTATTGCCCAATTTCCTCTTTTGGCCAGCAACGGTAGTGGTTCACCATAATCGCAACTTTGCTGCGTCGATGTAATCAATTGAAGACTTCTGGATGTGGTAGTTTTTGAGGTGACTCGGGTCGACTGTACAATGGTAGACGAGCACGGAGCATACTCAGTAGCCTCACTTTTCATTTCACACAATAGTGAAAACGTTATAACAATCTCAAACATTTTCCTGCTCTATTAGTCATTTCTTGGCTGCCCTTCTCGCACATGACTGCGCGCTCTTATGCAAAAGCAATCGAACTCGACGAATTGGGATGACTAAGCGAGGGGATGAAACATATTCAAGCAGTAGAACTGATGGACATGTTGGAAAGCACATTTGTGCGAGCTCGACTCCATATAAAACTTACGAGATGAACTGGAAACCACGAGATGAACGACATGCACGAAACGAGTGCATCAACAAGCTGAAAGATTGCGACCCACATGGAGCCCAAATGGCACTGCTAAGGACTGAGGACAAAGTTCTTGCACCACACGAATCATACTGATGCTGCCATCAGTAGTGTGGCATACGCTGCATCGCATGTGTTCATGGTTCTTTCGATGCAACGCAAAATGGTTGAAGTATTATGTGGTATGTACCGCTTCTATGACACCGCCTGCGCAACCGAAAGAATGCGCAGCCAGCTCTAATGAAGCACTTGGTTCCTTCTCCGCAGCGCTATATCGCAATCACCCAATAGGAAGACTCGGGTCGCATCAATACAAGACGTAAAGATGCGGATGAGATGGGTGGTTGAACTGTCTGATGGTGCGTGAAGAAACAGAAGAGAAGGACGCGACAAATTTTCTCTTTGATCAAGGCTATGCTTGGCACGCTAGGCCGGGGCGGGGTTAGCGGAGATGGCCATCCCAAGGCTTCTGCATACGCGAGGCTGCCACCTCGCTATTCTCATCCAACAGCAGGCATGCCATACCCCGCCTTTGCAATCGTTCTGCTGGCCCTCTCGGCCAGCGGAAAATTCATCCCAGGTCCAAAACTCCAAAATGGCTGATAACACAGCAGAGCTGGCACTTTCGGGGACCTCTGCCGCTCCCAGGGATGCAGACATTGGGTACATTGGCGACAACCTCTTCCGGCTAAGCTTGACCAGGGAAAACAAGGCGGAGATATTTGAATATGGCATGTCCAAGCTTGACCAGGGACAGCCTGAAGCAGAACTGATGCTTCGAAACCTCACGACGTGGTGTCCCGATGTTGTCGGTCAGTTTTCTCCACGCTCATCTGAGACTATCTTAGATACGCCATTTCGCCTCATCTTCCCCAATCATCATAAGCATGGATTCGATAACGGCCTCTATGTACGTCAGTACCTGGCAATCTCTTATTGCTGGCATGTGGACGACTTTCCGTACCCACAGTACACGCCCCACGACCACTGGCCATTCAGCAAACCTATTGTGGATGCTATTCTACGTGCAAAGGGGCATCCTCGCGAAGGCATATGGATTGACCAGATCTGTATTGATCAAAATGATTCTGTTGATAAGCAGAGATCAGTTGCGGCTATGGATGTTATATATCGTTCTTGCAGGCGGTTACTCATTCTGCTAGAAGATGTGGAGCTTACAAATGCAGAGGCGCGCTTGAGTGAAGTATACAATCTGCACACAACAGCTTCAGATAGGAGCTGGCTACCTGGACATGAAGCAAGAGCAGAATTTTTATCTTTTTACAAAAAGGTCAACAAAGCGCGATGGTGGACTCGCGCTTGGTGTTTACATGAGTTCAACACAAACGAGCCCTGGACCGACCGGAGACAGTGTGATCTTCTCCGGAACGCCATGTTTATCATGAACGGTCCAGGTGATTCAACAGTGAAGATGGAATGGATTAACCTGCAGCTCATAATGTCTGCTGCACTGGACCTGCTGCCGATCGAGGCAAAGTTTGGGTCCATGTATTTCCAAGGCTGGACGATTTTCACGGGCTTCATCAATCAGGATGCTTCTCGAGTGGGAGATGACAACACTATATGGAGGCCGAGCATCATGTCTGGTCACAATGGTGTCGCACAGAAAGGATGCCAGAACCCCGCCGATCGTATCAGTATCATGCTCAACATGGGCGAGCGTGCTCTGGCATACACCGGTGAAGCATTGAATAGAAAAGAGGAGGTCCTGTATCTCAGTGCGCTTCTGGCACTCGCTGCAGGAGAAACGTATCCATTGAGTATGATGGACAGCAGACCGCTCAATCTGAACGGAAGAGATTCATGGCTTTCACAAAGCATCGCATCGGGAGAGACAGTGATCCCTAGATTCCGATTAGGAGGCGTTCAAGGGATCCATCAAATATCGAAGCAGAAAATCGAGCTCGATTTAATCTTCTTCGACAGACCCTTGATAACAGTAAACGACGAAGACCACTTTCCGCCCACTTACAACGTGTTCCCTGGCATCATACCGATTACCTACCCAGAAATGCATGTGACTGAAGATGTACCAGAGAGCCAATCAGCATATTCGCCAAAGACTCAATCGGCCAGCGATAACGACCAGTACCGACGACGATTTCTCGCTGCTTGTATTTTGAACGGTCACGACTTTACAGCCAGGCTATGGGAGCAGCTGAAACGCGAAGTCGTGAAGCCCAACTACAACCAGGGTGCACACAAGGACCTTGCGCCTAACCAGGCATTGCGGATACCGGCGCAGAGACTACTTGAGGAACTTGGCGCACCCATAACCGAGAACACCCCAACGCCCTCAGTCTTCAATGCGGAAGAAGCAACATTCTTCCTAACATGGGTCACAGATCCACGATCCATGTATTACGTCAGCTTTACTCTGCCACTTCGCGTACAATGCACTATCGATGGTCGTCAAGCGATGATGACATCTATATTCAGAAACGAGAATTACAATAGTGGTCCGTTAGAGGATCTTCGCATAGCGATACCGACAGATCTGGTCAACGTAGGCTGCATCCCGCTAAGGTTTTGGATCCTTCGGCCGGTGAATGATGACAATAACATCGTGAGATGGAAAATTGCGGCGAAAGCGATGTTACTTGGTGAGCCAGATTTGATGGAAGAGCTAAGGCTCAATGGCGACAAAGAGGATGCCGCCGTTACAATAAAGAGGTTGATTGTGGAAGgctgagccgatgaccaCCTTGTAGTCAAATGGCTTATCTCGGAACCCGAATTTCTTTACGTATACCAATCTTCATCGTATCCTACTTCTCAAACTGCGCCGCGCCCAGCGTACCCTTCAAGTACATCTTCAACAGCCCCTCCTTCTCAATCTCCTCACGCCTTGCCACCAGATCCTCAACATCCCAATTCGCGCTCACATATCTACCGCCCAAGAACCTCCTATCAACACCTTCCCAGCCTGCGAGCCACACTCCAACACCACCGACAAGCTCCGGCGTATCCAATGCGAATCGCTTGAATGTATCAATCAACATCTCCGTGTCAATGATACCTGGGTGCAGGGCCACAGCAAAAACATTGGGGTTCTCAGCCGCGACATATGTCATAAGTTCAAGAACAGCGAGTTTCGATATACCGTACGCGCTTAATGAGGGGAAGACTTCATAGGCAGCGGCTGTGATGAGGGTTACGATTTTCGCGGGTGTCTCGGGAGTGGGTAGTTGTTGGAGGAAGGACTTTATGATTAAGAAGGTGCCACGTATATTGAGTGTCTTGAATCAAATGTCAGTTTTGTTCATCGTGATGAGCTAGGGCGGTTGTGTAGGTACCATCTCATCCCACCAAGCCTTTTCGTCAACATCCTTGACTGGCGCTCTGGCTTTGAAGATACCGGCATTATTGACAAGAACGTCGGCGTGGCCGTACTTC is a window from the Pyrenophora tritici-repentis strain M4 chromosome 7, whole genome shotgun sequence genome containing:
- a CDS encoding HET domain containing protein, which translates into the protein MADNTAELALSGTSAAPRDADIGYIGDNLFRLSLTRENKAEIFEYGMSKLDQGQPEAELMLRNLTTWCPDVVGQFSPRSSETILDTPFRLIFPNHHKHGFDNGLYVRQYLAISYCWHVDDFPYPQYTPHDHWPFSKPIVDAILRAKGHPREGIWIDQICIDQNDSVDKQRSVAAMDVIYRSCRRLLILLEDVELTNAEARLSEVYNLHTTASDRSWLPGHEARAEFLSFYKKVNKARWWTRAWCLHEFNTNEPWTDRRQCDLLRNAMFIMNGPGDSTVKMEWINLQLIMSAALDLLPIEAKFGSMYFQGWTIFTGFINQDASRVGDDNTIWRPSIMSGHNGVAQKGCQNPADRISIMLNMGERALAYTGEALNRKEEVLYLSALLALAAGETYPLSMMDSRPLNLNGRDSWLSQSIASGETVIPRFRLGGVQGIHQISKQKIELDLIFFDRPLITVNDEDHFPPTYNVFPGIIPITYPEMHVTEDVPESQSAYSPKTQSASDNDQYRRRFLAACILNGHDFTARLWEQLKREVVKPNYNQGAHKDLAPNQALRIPAQRLLEELGAPITENTPTPSVFNAEEATFFLTWVTDPRSMYYVSFTLPLRVQCTIDGRQAMMTSIFRNENYNSGPLEDLRIAIPTDLVNVGCIPLRFWILRPVNDDNNIVRWKIAAKAMLLGEPDLMEELRLNGDKEDAAVTIKRLIVEG
- a CDS encoding FabG, Dehydrogenase with different specificities (related to short-chain alcohol dehydrogenase), with the translated sequence MENLPTDHFVKSQQFVPTVHRDVYPAIDPTQPSLSQKGKVIIITGASQGLGARAFVPSFAAAGAKAIVLVARSAEKLNEVAASVANSHPEVETLAVPTDIGSPESAALLYQKVKEKYGHADVLVNNAGIFKARAPVKDVDEKAWWDEMTLNIRGTFLIIKSFLQQLPTPETPAKIVTLITAAAYEVFPSLSAYGISKLAVLELMTYVAAENPNVFAVALHPGIIDTEMLIDTFKRFALDTPELVGGVGVWLAGWEGVDRRFLGGRYVSANWDVEDLVARREEIEKEGLLKMYLKGTLGAAQFEK